The genomic interval CCTCGACACCGCCGGGTCGGTGCTGACGATCGATCTGGCCGACGCCGTCAGCCCACTGCACTTCGAGGAACGCCGGGATGACCAGTTGGTCGTCACGATCAGCGCGGATGTGCTGTTCGCCTTCGACTCCGCCGACCTGACGGACGTCGCCCGCTCCGAGATCACGAAACTCGCCCCACGGGTCAGGCCCGGCACCGAGACGGTCACCGTGCTGGGTCACACCGACAAGCTCGGCACCCCGGCCTACAACGTGATGCTCTCCCAACGTCGCGCCGACGCGGTCGCCCGTGTGCTCCGCAGCCTGCTGCCGGCCGGGACGAGAGTTTCGGCGACCGGCCGCGGCGGCGCCGACCCGGTCGCTCCGAACATCCATCCGGACGGATCGGACGACCCCGACGGCCGCGCGCTGAACAGGCGAGTGCAGATCAGCTTTCCCGCCAGCTGACCTCGCGCGCCGTTGGCCTTCTCCCCCCGGCTGCCTACCGGCCTGACCTGACCTGGCCTGGGCCGGGGCCAAGCGTGGCCAGCCGTTCCAACCGCGACACCGCGACACCGCGGTTCTGGGGCACCGCGGTTCCGCGGAACCGCGGCACTGCGGCACCGCGGTTCCGCGGAACCGGAGGCTGGTGCCGGTTCTGCTCGCGGGTCAGAGCCGGCCCGCGGCATTCGCGCGAGATTCCGGGTGATCCGGCAATCCACGCTGATTTGACATCCGGATCGACAACCGTTTTCATTTTGCCATGCGCCCCGCCTCACTCCGTGCCGCGGTCGGAAGACGATCAAAGCGTCACCCCGCGACCGCCCGGCGGGCGTGCCTCACCGCCTCCGTGGTCGCCACCGCACTCACTGCGGGCCTGGCGGCCTGCGGCGGTTCCGGTGCGGGGTCCTCCGCGGGCAGGGAGGAGTCGGCACCACGCGTCGTGGCGACCACGACCTATGCGGCCGATTTCGCGCGGGCCATCGGAGGCGACGGCATCCAGGTCACGCAGATCCTCCGGCCAGGGGTGGACCCGCACGACTACGAGCCCTCCCCAGCCGATCTCGCGGCGATCGCCGACGCGGATCTCCTGATCGAGAACGGGGTGGGGCTGGAGAGCTGGCTGGACGACGCGATCTCGGCGAGCGGTTTCGACGGTACCGAGGT from Parafrankia irregularis carries:
- a CDS encoding OmpA family protein, with the translated sequence MPRSAADRSAGRAVGPALAVCALACVLVGPGSPRALGATADPSAAGPTRSADVPDEHLTASVRGLDTAGSVLTIDLADAVSPLHFEERRDDQLVVTISADVLFAFDSADLTDVARSEITKLAPRVRPGTETVTVLGHTDKLGTPAYNVMLSQRRADAVARVLRSLLPAGTRVSATGRGGADPVAPNIHPDGSDDPDGRALNRRVQISFPAS